TGCATTCCAAAAAGAATCAGCTCGCTTGTTAGCAGAAGGTAAAAAACCTCCATTTGGAGAAGTTAAAATTAAAGGTGCTAAACAAACTCCTCTTCTTTCTGACTCATTCCTCGCTGCAGCTTCTTACCAAGAAACTCCCAAAATTTTGGTTAACGCTTCAATCGGAGCCCAAACAGATAAATTGGAAGGTCTAAAAGAAAATATTATTCTAGGACACAAAATCCCTGCTGGTACAAATAGCAATTTTGAAGCTAAAGAAAAATACGATATTCGTGACCCAAGATCATACTTTTCAATGAAATACGATCCTCAACACGAAGACATAACAGAAAAATTTGCTACTGTCGACTTAGATTTAGTTAATTCTGACCTAGATGAAATCTTTTCTGAATTAGACGTTCAACAAGTTGAAGATAACTTTACAGAAGACATTGAACACGAATTTGAATAATTAAAATCAAGCATTAATAATCATGCTTGATTTTTTTAATTCAAATTAATAAAACATCAGAAGCAAATTCCGATGTTTTAAATTCTAATTATTTTATATACATTGAGTATACAGCGGTTGAAACTTTGTGGTTTCCACCTTTATCGTATTTGAATAATCTAAATTTAGCTAAGTATCCGTTAGTGTCCTTTACAACTGTAATGAAACCACTACCTTTTGCTGAATTATCTTTTTTATTGAAATATAGAGGTTTATCCGCATTAACTAGCGAAATTTTATCAGGCAATATCATTGTAGCGATTGTAGGTCCTTCTCATGGTTTGCCTGTTGATTTACCTATTGATTTGCCTGTTGATTTACCTATAATTTTAGTTTCGCCTTTAAAAGTATTAATAAATACTTGTTTATTATGATTATGCTCTCCGATATTATCTTCGGTTAGTGGTTCAACGATTGTTAATTTAAATGTTGTTAAATCAATATCAGACATGTCTTGGTATTGTGCTGATGATTTTTTATCAACTGGTTCATCTTTAGCTTTTTTGTTTTCTTCTAACATTGTTACTAGTTGAGTTGTGGTTTTATCTTCATCTTTATTTTTATGTGTTTCTTTTTTGGCACAAGAAGCAGCCATAGCTGGGATTGCTGTCATTGAAGCAGCCACTCCCCCTAGCATTAAGAATAATTTTCTTTTCATATCTCTCCTTATTAATAATATTTAAAAATATTTCGTATATATTTTATTACAAATATTTTAATTATTAAGATTTAGAAGAATTTAACAGTATATTTTGACTCAATTGCGAAAACAATATGGACATTTTCACATAATTTATCTAAAAGTGCCGTAAATTAAGACTCGATAGCATCCATCACGAATGATTGAGTAATCATAGTTTTCTTCATTTAAAAGGTTTTCAACAGTAACTTTCATTGCTCCTGTTCCATGACCCGTGATTATGTCTAGGTAGTCATAATCTTGTTCTTCTGCATACTGTAACGCAAGCAAAATGCGACTAGTTGCTTCTTCTACTGAAAAGCCATGCAAATCAATACTATAAATCATTTCTCTCCTTTTGACATTGTGGACAATAATATGTTCCGCGTTTACTTACTCAATATTTCTGTATTTTGTTATCACATCGATAACAATTTAAATTTTCACGATTATGTACTTTTAATAAATTTTGGTACTCGCCTTTTTTGCCATTAAGCGAAGAATACGATTGAATGCTTGAACCGCCTAATTCAGTTGCGTGTTTCATAATTTGCCCCGCCGATTTTATTAGTTCAATTAATTTTATTTTATTAATTTGATTAGCAGGTGTTGAAGGATGCAATTGACATTCTCATAATGATTCGTTAGCATATATATTTCCTATACCTAAAATTAAATTTTGATCTAATAATATATTTTTGATTGAAACACTTCGTTTTTTAACTTTTTCAAAAAGTCAATCTACATCAATTTCATCAGGAACTTTTCCCAAATCACATAATGGCTTTGTGCTCATTAATTCATTTTTATTTTTAATATGGAAAGTAGCAAAAGCCCTAGCATCATTAAAGTATAAATATCCATTGCTCAAGTTAAAAACAACGTGATCGTGCAGAGTTGGTTTGTGATATTTTTGATAAAAAGCGTATTTACCAGTCATTCGTAAATGGTTTAAAATAAATGATTCATTTTTAAGTTCGATAATAATGTGCTTACCAAGATTATAAATATCTTTAATTGTTTCTCCTTGAACAAAATTTTTAAACTCTTGAGAAGTACAATTTTGAAATAATTTATCTTTATAAATTTCTACTTTATTAATTGTTTGATTACTTATTATTGGGCGAAGAGCGTTAACTACTGTAGTCACTTCTGGCATTTCTGGCATAGTATTACTCCTTTACCTTAGCAAGCATTGTAATGGCGGCGGTTTCGGCACGCAATATTCTTGCTCCTAGCGATATTAATTTAATGTTTTCATTTGTGCTTGCTATTTTCATGATAAATTCAATTTCGTTTTCTTTAAATCCGCCTTCCGGTCCAGCTATCATTACTGAATTAGTTACCAGAAAATTAGTTTGTAATGAATTATCCAATGTTTCTAAAGCAATATAAATTGTGTAGTTTTGGTTTAAATACTCATTAACAATATGTTCTAATTTTTGAGGTTTTGTTATATCGGGAATAATATTTCTAAAGGATTGCTGAGCTGCTTCTTTTATTTTTGTTTGGTACCGTATATATTTTTTATCACTAAAACTAGAATCGATTAATTTGTGATTGCAATATTGAGATATCATAGGAATTATTTTTTTTACACCCAACTCAACACTTTTTTCTAACATTCATTCAAAACGTTCTGGTTTAATTATTGGGGCAGCTAAAATCAAATTATTATTAAATTCATGGTTTATATTAATCTTACGAATGATTCGAGCTAAATTTGTATCAGTTTCAAGTTGGCATTC
This genomic interval from Mycoplasma miroungigenitalium contains the following:
- a CDS encoding Smr/MutS family protein, with protein sequence MIYSIDLHGFSVEEATSRILLALQYAEEQDYDYLDIITGHGTGAMKVTVENLLNEENYDYSIIRDGCYRVLIYGTFR
- a CDS encoding 16S rRNA (uracil(1498)-N(3))-methyltransferase → MHRFFVNEKIGNTFKLDDQTLHHIKVARLSKDNFLINFQGEFYECQLETDTNLARIIRKININHEFNNNLILAAPIIKPERFEWMLEKSVELGVKKIIPMISQYCNHKLIDSSFSDKKYIRYQTKIKEAAQQSFRNIIPDITKPQKLEHIVNEYLNQNYTIYIALETLDNSLQTNFLVTNSVMIAGPEGGFKENEIEFIMKIASTNENIKLISLGARILRAETAAITMLAKVKE
- a CDS encoding variable surface lipoprotein; translated protein: MKRKLFLMLGGVAASMTAIPAMAASCAKKETHKNKDEDKTTTQLVTMLEENKKAKDEPVDKKSSAQYQDMSDIDLTTFKLTIVEPLTEDNIGEHNHNKQVFINTFKGETKIIGKSTGKSIGKSTGKPWEGPTIATMILPDKISLVNADKPLYFNKKDNSAKGSGFITVVKDTNGYLAKFRLFKYDKGGNHKVSTAVYSMYIK
- the mutM gene encoding bifunctional DNA-formamidopyrimidine glycosylase/DNA-(apurinic or apyrimidinic site) lyase, which produces MPEMPEVTTVVNALRPIISNQTINKVEIYKDKLFQNCTSQEFKNFVQGETIKDIYNLGKHIIIELKNESFILNHLRMTGKYAFYQKYHKPTLHDHVVFNLSNGYLYFNDARAFATFHIKNKNELMSTKPLCDLGKVPDEIDVDWLFEKVKKRSVSIKNILLDQNLILGIGNIYANESLWECQLHPSTPANQINKIKLIELIKSAGQIMKHATELGGSSIQSYSSLNGKKGEYQNLLKVHNRENLNCYRCDNKIQKYWVSKRGTYYCPQCQKERNDL